From Pontibacter actiniarum, a single genomic window includes:
- a CDS encoding tetratricopeptide repeat protein: MIRALLTAIAVVAISSQLFAQEKNQVEATYAYALQLYEQQQTKATASEFEKVIALNPRHKDAMYNLAVINFDLGNKDKAIELLQACVRMRDRDAANLLKEQLQEKIAFADTMHFEDMDVVPKVVLSSVPEDILNGKGLNKTLEKSILSELKKSKVLRKQFRAGTTLLPLSLYFGKDGKLDAEIVGPKRNAAAQQEITEAFNRAVQIVPGKHEGKEVVVWGLTLPVTM; encoded by the coding sequence ATGATAAGAGCCTTGCTCACAGCCATAGCTGTAGTTGCTATTTCCTCACAGCTATTTGCCCAGGAGAAAAACCAAGTTGAAGCAACCTACGCTTATGCACTCCAGCTGTATGAACAGCAGCAAACAAAAGCAACAGCCTCTGAATTTGAGAAGGTAATAGCACTGAATCCGAGACATAAGGACGCCATGTATAACCTGGCGGTAATTAACTTTGACCTCGGCAATAAAGACAAAGCAATTGAACTTCTACAAGCCTGCGTAAGAATGCGTGACAGAGACGCTGCCAATCTGCTGAAGGAGCAGTTACAAGAGAAGATCGCCTTTGCTGACACCATGCACTTTGAAGATATGGATGTAGTGCCCAAAGTAGTGCTAAGCTCTGTTCCTGAAGATATATTAAACGGCAAAGGCTTGAACAAGACACTTGAAAAGTCAATACTCAGCGAGCTTAAGAAGTCCAAGGTGCTGCGCAAGCAGTTTAGGGCGGGCACCACCCTCCTCCCCCTGTCCTTATACTTTGGCAAGGACGGAAAGCTTGATGCAGAAATAGTGGGCCCTAAAAGGAATGCAGCTGCTCAACAAGAGATTACAGAAGCGTTCAATAGGGCAGTCCAGATTGTACCTGGCAAACATGAAGGGAAAGAAGTTGTTGTTTGGGGCTTGACTCTACCTGTTACCATGTAA
- a CDS encoding DUF4168 domain-containing protein, which translates to MNLKNKLKATAVAVLLLGTSAFGGAAMAQQTTPPAQQGQTQQNFTDAELQQFADASARLMAVQQEGEKKMMGILQEENLSIDKFNEMAQAHQQQQLDQVEATTEEKAAFNKAAQRMIEMQPEMQKNVEAAIQKDGMSLDKYEQIMIAYRQNEALQQRVNEMMMQDQK; encoded by the coding sequence ATGAATCTTAAGAATAAATTGAAAGCTACTGCTGTAGCCGTACTACTACTGGGTACTTCTGCGTTTGGAGGCGCAGCAATGGCACAGCAAACCACTCCGCCCGCCCAGCAAGGGCAAACGCAGCAGAACTTCACAGATGCGGAGCTGCAGCAGTTTGCAGATGCCAGTGCACGCCTGATGGCTGTTCAGCAGGAGGGCGAAAAGAAGATGATGGGCATCCTGCAGGAAGAAAACCTGAGCATCGACAAGTTCAACGAAATGGCACAGGCACACCAGCAGCAGCAGCTGGACCAGGTAGAGGCCACCACCGAGGAAAAAGCGGCTTTTAACAAAGCGGCCCAGCGCATGATAGAAATGCAGCCGGAGATGCAGAAAAATGTGGAGGCGGCTATTCAGAAAGACGGCATGTCGCTCGATAAGTATGAGCAGATTATGATTGCTTACCGCCAGAACGAGGCGCTGCAACAACGGGTGAACGAGATGATGATGCAGGACCAGAAATAG
- the rpoN gene encoding RNA polymerase factor sigma-54 → MQRLDLRQLLSQKLSPQQIQFIKLLQIPTAELEMRIKEELEINPALEEGREEPAEEYSESDEYDSDEDYSKDEDLDLNDYLNDDEISGYKMQGDRGGDDEDKEMPIAMTSTLTDALMDQLGFLNLDDKQYNIGMQLIGSIDHDGYIRRDLSSIANDLAFSQNIETSEEEIEQVLHLIQSFDPAGIAARDLPECLLLQLERREQDQTTVLAERIIRESFDEFTKKHYSRIQSKFGISEEELKKAVDLIVRLNPKPGGAGASMTRVQYIIPDFILTNNNGQLELSLNSRNAPDLRISRSYSDMFDAYDKSDKKDKKLKETVTFVKQKLDAAKWFIDAIRQRQNTLLRTMEAIIKYQHDFFLEGDESELRPMILKDIAEEIGMDISTVSRVANSKAVQTEFGIYPLKYFFSEGIATDSGEDASSREVKHILKEIIDNESKRKPLSDEKIEKLLNEKGYNIARRTVAKYREQLNIPVARLRKEL, encoded by the coding sequence ATGCAGCGACTCGATTTAAGACAACTTTTATCCCAGAAGCTATCGCCGCAGCAGATACAATTTATCAAGCTGCTGCAGATACCTACTGCCGAGTTGGAGATGCGCATTAAAGAGGAGCTGGAGATAAACCCTGCCCTGGAGGAAGGCCGCGAGGAACCTGCCGAAGAGTACAGCGAGTCGGATGAGTACGACAGTGACGAGGACTACAGCAAAGACGAGGACCTTGACCTAAACGACTACCTGAACGACGACGAGATCAGCGGCTACAAAATGCAGGGCGACCGTGGCGGCGACGATGAGGACAAGGAGATGCCGATTGCCATGACCTCGACCCTCACCGACGCCCTGATGGACCAGCTCGGCTTCCTGAACCTGGACGACAAGCAGTACAACATAGGCATGCAGCTTATCGGCAGCATCGACCACGACGGGTATATCCGCCGCGACCTGAGCTCCATTGCCAACGACCTCGCCTTTTCGCAGAACATCGAAACATCCGAGGAGGAGATAGAGCAGGTGCTGCACCTGATTCAGAGCTTTGACCCTGCCGGTATCGCGGCCCGTGATCTGCCGGAGTGCCTGTTGCTCCAGCTGGAGCGCCGGGAGCAGGACCAGACCACCGTGCTTGCCGAGCGCATCATTCGGGAGTCCTTCGATGAATTCACCAAAAAGCACTACTCCAGAATCCAGAGCAAGTTTGGCATCAGCGAGGAGGAGTTAAAGAAGGCCGTTGACCTGATTGTGCGCCTGAACCCGAAACCGGGCGGAGCTGGCGCCAGCATGACACGCGTACAGTACATCATTCCGGATTTTATACTTACCAACAACAACGGGCAGCTGGAGCTGTCGCTGAACTCGCGCAACGCGCCGGACCTGCGCATCAGCCGTTCCTATTCTGATATGTTCGATGCCTATGACAAGTCGGACAAGAAGGACAAGAAGCTGAAGGAAACAGTGACTTTTGTGAAGCAGAAGCTGGATGCGGCCAAGTGGTTTATCGATGCCATCCGCCAGCGCCAGAACACGCTGCTGCGCACCATGGAGGCCATCATCAAGTACCAGCACGACTTCTTTCTGGAGGGGGATGAAAGCGAATTGCGCCCGATGATCCTGAAGGACATTGCCGAGGAGATTGGCATGGACATTTCTACCGTTAGCCGTGTGGCCAACAGCAAAGCCGTGCAGACGGAGTTCGGGATTTACCCGCTGAAGTACTTCTTCTCGGAAGGCATTGCCACCGACTCCGGCGAAGATGCCAGCAGCCGCGAAGTAAAGCACATCCTCAAGGAGATCATCGACAACGAGAGCAAGCGCAAACCACTCTCCGATGAAAAGATAGAGAAGCTCCTGAACGAGAAAGGCTATAACATTGCCCGCCGCACCGTTGCCAAGTATAGAGAGCAGCTGAACATCCCGGTAGCCCGCCTGCGCAAAGAGCTGTAG
- a CDS encoding DUF4142 domain-containing protein, with amino-acid sequence MKKIASTGLILSAFLFGMASCNQEQGAVEEAQQTNEQQVEDTAMEDQMTNISDFMTKAASSNMLEIQSGQLAQEKGQMQEVKDFGQMMVTEHQKASEQMKQLAQQKNIVLPDSMSQEHMDKLQNLRDKTGNEFDQAYMDLMVSSHENTVSLFEDAANNIEDQEVKSFADATLPTLRQHLDRAKQIQNNVNNNK; translated from the coding sequence ATGAAAAAGATCGCATCAACAGGTTTGATACTGAGTGCTTTCCTATTTGGTATGGCATCTTGTAACCAGGAGCAAGGCGCTGTAGAAGAAGCACAGCAGACAAACGAGCAGCAGGTTGAAGACACAGCTATGGAAGACCAGATGACTAACATCTCTGACTTCATGACGAAGGCTGCCAGCAGCAACATGCTGGAAATCCAGTCGGGGCAGCTGGCTCAGGAAAAGGGGCAGATGCAGGAGGTAAAAGACTTCGGCCAGATGATGGTGACGGAGCACCAGAAAGCCTCAGAGCAAATGAAGCAACTGGCGCAACAGAAAAACATCGTGCTGCCGGATAGCATGAGCCAGGAGCACATGGACAAGCTGCAGAACCTGCGCGACAAAACAGGCAACGAGTTCGACCAGGCGTATATGGACCTGATGGTGAGTTCCCACGAGAACACGGTCAGCCTGTTTGAGGATGCCGCGAACAACATAGAAGACCAGGAGGTGAAGAGCTTCGCAGATGCTACGCTGCCAACGCTGCGCCAGCACCTGGACCGCGCAAAGCAGATCCAAAACAACGTGAATAACAACAAATAG
- the asnS gene encoding asparagine--tRNA ligase — protein MQRTKVKDLLQGAEVGKEVLLKGWVRTKRGNKYVNFIAVNDGSTINNLQVVAEAEKFPEEALKDVTTGAAIAVTGELVASQGKGQAYEIQATSIEVLGKADPEAYPLQKKAHSLEFLREIAHLRFRTNTFGAVFRVRNAMAFAVHKFFNEKGFVYMHTPIITASDAEGAGEMFQVTTLDLNNPPRTEDGNINFEEDFFGRATNLTVSGQMEGEVAAMAFSDIYTFGPTFRAENSNTTRHLAEFWMIEPEMAFYDLKMNADLAEEFIKYVIRYALENNREDIEFLAQRQAEEDKSKPQNERQEMTLIEKLEMVVNNDFERITYTEAIDILLNSNHYKKKKFQYDVSWGIDLQSEHERYLVEKHFKKPVIVTDYPKDIKAFYMRLNDDGKTVAAMDILAPGIGEIVGGSQREERMDVLVERMKSVGINPDDMWWFLDTRRFGGCPHAGFGLGFERVVQFVTGMGNIRDVIPFPRTPQNAEF, from the coding sequence ATGCAACGCACAAAAGTTAAAGATTTGCTACAGGGTGCCGAGGTGGGCAAAGAGGTCCTGCTGAAAGGCTGGGTGCGCACGAAGCGCGGCAACAAGTATGTGAACTTCATTGCCGTAAACGACGGCTCCACCATAAATAACCTGCAGGTAGTAGCCGAGGCGGAGAAGTTTCCCGAGGAGGCACTGAAAGACGTGACCACCGGTGCCGCCATTGCCGTAACCGGCGAGCTGGTAGCCTCGCAGGGCAAGGGCCAGGCCTACGAAATCCAGGCGACAAGCATAGAGGTGCTGGGCAAAGCCGACCCGGAGGCATACCCGCTGCAGAAAAAGGCGCACTCGCTCGAGTTCCTGCGCGAAATTGCGCACCTGCGCTTCCGTACCAACACGTTTGGCGCTGTGTTCCGTGTGCGTAACGCCATGGCTTTTGCGGTGCATAAATTCTTCAACGAGAAGGGCTTTGTATACATGCACACCCCGATCATCACGGCTTCCGACGCAGAGGGTGCCGGGGAGATGTTCCAGGTAACCACCCTGGACCTGAACAACCCGCCACGCACCGAAGACGGCAACATTAACTTTGAGGAGGATTTCTTCGGCCGCGCCACCAACCTGACGGTTTCCGGGCAGATGGAGGGCGAAGTGGCTGCCATGGCCTTCAGCGATATCTATACGTTCGGCCCGACGTTCCGTGCCGAAAACTCCAACACGACGCGCCACCTGGCAGAGTTCTGGATGATTGAGCCGGAGATGGCTTTCTACGACCTGAAAATGAACGCTGACTTGGCGGAGGAGTTTATCAAGTACGTTATCCGCTACGCCCTGGAGAACAACCGCGAGGACATTGAGTTCCTGGCGCAGCGCCAGGCGGAAGAGGATAAGAGCAAGCCGCAGAACGAGCGCCAGGAAATGACGCTGATCGAGAAGCTGGAAATGGTGGTGAACAACGACTTTGAGCGCATTACTTATACCGAGGCGATTGACATTCTCCTGAACTCGAACCATTACAAGAAAAAGAAATTCCAGTACGACGTTAGCTGGGGCATTGACCTGCAAAGCGAACACGAGCGCTACCTGGTAGAGAAGCACTTTAAAAAGCCGGTCATCGTAACGGATTATCCTAAGGATATCAAGGCTTTCTACATGCGCCTGAACGACGATGGCAAAACCGTGGCAGCCATGGACATACTTGCCCCGGGCATCGGGGAGATCGTAGGCGGTTCGCAGCGCGAGGAGCGCATGGACGTGCTGGTGGAGCGCATGAAATCTGTGGGCATTAACCCGGATGACATGTGGTGGTTCCTGGATACCCGCCGCTTCGGTGGCTGCCCGCACGCAGGCTTCGGGCTTGGCTTTGAGCGCGTGGTGCAGTTCGTAACAGGTATGGGCAACATCCGCGACGTGATCCCTTTCCCGAGAACACCGCAGAACGCAGAGTTTTAA
- a CDS encoding FAD-dependent oxidoreductase, which produces MTERKNIAIMGAGLVGSLLSLYLAKRGHKVDLYERRPDLRKTSVDGGRSINLALSDRGWRALKGIGIEEDVRKVAIPMYGRMMHDEQGNLTYQPYGKEGQAIYSVSRGGLNMALMNLSEPNPDITYHFGRQAMDVNLHSNEVQLRNIETGSVETVQPDLLFGADGAFSVVRGAMQKTERYDYQQSYLEYGYKELTIPATADGGWVIEKNALHIWPRGNYMMIALPNFDGSFTCTLFFPYEGERSFASIKSEEDLLAFFREVFPDAVPLMPDLAQEYFSHPVGSLVTIKCFPWSHKGKSLLIGDACHAVVPFYGQGMNAGFEDITVLDQMLDTFDGEDWEELFHRFERTRKPNADAIADLAVMNFIEMRDKVADPRFLLRKKIEARISEQYPGKWLTLYTMVTFSELPYSYALETGKVQDRIMKQVMKHIKSVDDYNKPEVQQLIERELLKKEKLS; this is translated from the coding sequence ATGACCGAGAGAAAGAACATCGCCATCATGGGAGCTGGTTTGGTTGGCTCGCTGCTGTCTTTGTACCTGGCCAAGCGCGGCCACAAGGTAGACCTGTACGAGCGGCGCCCCGACCTGCGTAAAACGTCTGTGGATGGCGGCCGTTCGATAAACCTGGCCCTCAGCGACCGTGGCTGGCGCGCGCTCAAAGGCATCGGTATAGAAGAGGATGTGCGCAAGGTGGCAATACCCATGTACGGCCGCATGATGCACGACGAGCAGGGCAACCTGACCTACCAGCCGTATGGCAAGGAGGGGCAGGCGATATACTCCGTATCCCGGGGAGGGCTGAACATGGCCCTGATGAACCTCTCGGAGCCAAACCCCGACATTACGTACCACTTCGGCCGGCAGGCCATGGACGTGAACCTGCACAGCAACGAGGTGCAGTTGCGCAACATAGAAACTGGCAGCGTGGAAACGGTGCAGCCCGACTTGCTTTTTGGGGCAGACGGGGCTTTCTCGGTCGTGCGCGGGGCGATGCAGAAAACGGAGCGGTACGACTACCAGCAGAGCTACCTGGAGTACGGCTACAAAGAACTGACCATACCTGCCACGGCCGACGGCGGTTGGGTGATCGAAAAGAACGCGTTGCACATCTGGCCGCGCGGCAACTACATGATGATCGCCCTGCCGAACTTCGACGGGAGCTTTACCTGTACGTTGTTTTTTCCTTACGAAGGCGAGCGTTCATTTGCCTCCATCAAAAGTGAGGAAGATTTACTGGCCTTTTTCCGGGAGGTGTTCCCGGATGCGGTGCCGCTGATGCCGGATCTGGCCCAGGAGTACTTCTCACACCCTGTCGGCTCACTGGTGACGATTAAGTGCTTCCCATGGAGCCATAAGGGGAAATCTTTGCTGATTGGCGACGCCTGCCATGCCGTGGTGCCGTTTTATGGACAGGGCATGAACGCTGGTTTCGAAGATATAACCGTGCTGGACCAGATGCTGGACACATTTGACGGGGAGGACTGGGAGGAGCTGTTCCATCGCTTTGAGCGCACCCGCAAGCCCAACGCCGACGCCATTGCCGACCTGGCCGTGATGAACTTCATCGAGATGCGCGACAAAGTAGCCGACCCGCGCTTCCTGCTCCGCAAAAAGATCGAGGCCAGGATTTCAGAGCAGTACCCGGGCAAGTGGCTAACGCTTTATACCATGGTTACCTTCTCGGAGCTACCGTACTCCTACGCCCTGGAAACCGGCAAGGTGCAGGACAGGATCATGAAGCAGGTAATGAAGCACATCAAGAGCGTAGACGACTACAACAAACCGGAGGTACAGCAACTGATAGAGCGGGAGCTGCTCAAGAAGGAAAAGCTGAGCTAG
- a CDS encoding DUF4142 domain-containing protein produces the protein MKRTILNCLAALVWLCTVTACSSDDSIEQAAEQSVQQFEAAGVQEDMRNDALYAAEAASASLLEVQLGEAATGMAVSPEVKELAQEMVQAHQNMLNDLREVATQSNFVLPTTLGNAHHEMYEQVTEKSGITFDLAYLNQIVALNKQLVDRYEDMAEHGQVMGLKQYASKQLPLLRRHQEILDELQDSIDNI, from the coding sequence ATGAAAAGAACGATACTGAATTGCCTTGCCGCCCTCGTATGGCTATGCACCGTTACCGCCTGCAGCTCCGACGACAGCATTGAGCAGGCCGCCGAGCAAAGCGTACAGCAGTTTGAGGCGGCTGGTGTGCAGGAGGATATGAGAAACGACGCCCTTTATGCCGCTGAGGCGGCCAGTGCCAGCCTGCTAGAGGTGCAGCTGGGAGAGGCGGCCACCGGCATGGCTGTCAGCCCGGAGGTGAAAGAGCTGGCGCAGGAGATGGTGCAGGCGCACCAAAACATGCTAAACGACCTGCGCGAGGTAGCGACGCAAAGCAACTTTGTTCTGCCTACCACCCTGGGGAACGCCCACCACGAAATGTATGAGCAGGTAACAGAGAAGTCCGGTATAACGTTTGACCTGGCTTACCTCAACCAGATTGTGGCGCTAAACAAGCAACTGGTAGACCGTTACGAGGATATGGCCGAGCACGGGCAGGTGATGGGCCTGAAGCAGTATGCAAGCAAGCAGTTGCCGCTGCTAAGGCGGCATCAGGAGATTTTAGATGAACTGCAGGACTCCATCGACAATATTTAA
- the yiaK gene encoding 3-dehydro-L-gulonate 2-dehydrogenase yields MEQEKQARVSFEELRAQFKKVLLKNGFSEEKAALCAQVFAENSRDGVYSHGLNRFPVFVQMVKDGIISTDAEPEQINQHGVVEQWDGNMAPGVYVAIKATARAIELAKKNGMGCVAVRNTNHWMRGGTYGWQAADAGCICICATNSIANMPPFGGKDPRLGNNPLVIAVPRKEGHLVLDMAISQFSYGKMQEYELKGEQLPVDGGFDKEGNSTKDPGKIRESERPLPIGFWKGSGLSFMLDVLVASLSGGRNVAEVTKSGNEAGVSQFFLCLDAENVEEAILNSIVDYTKSSRPAEGKGDIRYPGEGTLNTRRENEKEGIPVSQEMWQKVQDLL; encoded by the coding sequence ATGGAACAGGAAAAACAAGCAAGGGTATCTTTTGAAGAACTAAGGGCACAGTTTAAAAAGGTGCTGCTGAAAAACGGCTTTAGCGAGGAAAAAGCTGCGCTTTGTGCCCAGGTGTTTGCGGAAAACAGCCGGGACGGAGTGTACTCCCATGGCCTGAACCGTTTTCCGGTGTTTGTGCAGATGGTGAAGGACGGTATTATAAGTACAGACGCCGAACCTGAGCAAATAAACCAGCATGGGGTAGTGGAGCAGTGGGATGGAAATATGGCTCCCGGCGTGTACGTTGCCATAAAAGCAACTGCGCGAGCGATAGAGCTGGCAAAGAAAAACGGCATGGGCTGCGTAGCGGTGCGTAACACGAACCACTGGATGCGTGGGGGCACGTATGGCTGGCAAGCTGCTGATGCCGGCTGTATCTGTATCTGCGCCACAAACTCCATTGCCAACATGCCTCCCTTTGGCGGCAAAGATCCGCGGCTGGGCAACAACCCGCTGGTAATAGCTGTACCCCGAAAAGAAGGCCACCTGGTGCTGGACATGGCTATCTCGCAGTTCTCGTACGGCAAAATGCAGGAGTATGAACTCAAAGGAGAGCAGCTGCCGGTAGACGGGGGCTTTGATAAAGAGGGCAACAGCACCAAAGACCCCGGCAAGATAAGAGAGTCAGAAAGGCCGCTGCCCATTGGTTTCTGGAAAGGCTCAGGCTTATCTTTTATGCTGGATGTGCTGGTGGCGTCCCTTAGCGGTGGGCGTAACGTGGCAGAGGTTACCAAGAGTGGCAACGAAGCAGGCGTATCGCAGTTTTTCCTGTGCCTGGATGCTGAGAACGTAGAGGAAGCCATACTTAACAGCATCGTGGACTATACCAAAAGCAGCCGGCCAGCCGAAGGAAAGGGCGACATCCGTTACCCCGGGGAGGGCACGCTTAACACCCGCCGGGAAAACGAGAAAGAAGGCATTCCGGTAAGCCAGGAAATGTGGCAGAAGGTACAGGACCTGTTGTAG
- a CDS encoding enoyl-CoA hydratase-related protein — protein sequence MNYECLLYDVQEGVATITLNRPDVFNAFNDQQSYDLQDALKQVSRDEKVRVVVLTGAGKAFCSGQDLKAIAGASKRDLSESLEKRYNPIIRAMRNLPKPIIGKLNGVAAGAGCSLALACDLVVASTAASMIEVFVNVGLVLDSGSSFFLPRAVGSLKAFELSTLGSKVSAEEALQLGMVNKVVAPEELDAAVAELAARYASGPTKAIGLMKKMLNKSFSSTLDEMLDYEAHCQKIAGNSEDYKEGVTAFNEKRRPQFKGA from the coding sequence ATGAACTACGAGTGTCTTTTATATGATGTGCAGGAAGGGGTAGCCACCATCACCCTGAACCGCCCCGATGTTTTCAACGCCTTCAACGACCAGCAAAGCTATGACCTGCAGGATGCCCTGAAACAGGTAAGCCGCGACGAGAAGGTGCGTGTGGTCGTGCTGACGGGGGCCGGCAAGGCCTTTTGCTCAGGGCAGGACTTGAAGGCAATCGCCGGTGCCAGCAAGCGAGACCTGTCTGAGTCGCTGGAGAAGCGCTACAACCCCATCATTAGAGCGATGCGCAACCTGCCAAAGCCTATTATTGGCAAGCTAAATGGCGTGGCGGCCGGTGCCGGCTGCTCCCTTGCCCTGGCCTGTGACCTGGTGGTGGCCTCCACGGCGGCAAGTATGATTGAGGTGTTTGTAAACGTAGGCCTGGTGCTGGACTCGGGCTCCTCGTTCTTCCTGCCGCGTGCCGTGGGCTCGCTAAAGGCGTTTGAGCTGAGCACCCTGGGCTCCAAAGTATCGGCAGAGGAAGCGCTGCAGCTGGGCATGGTAAACAAGGTGGTGGCGCCGGAAGAGTTGGATGCTGCCGTGGCCGAACTTGCCGCCCGCTATGCCTCTGGCCCAACCAAAGCCATTGGCCTGATGAAGAAGATGCTGAACAAATCCTTCAGCTCCACCCTGGATGAAATGCTGGACTATGAGGCGCACTGCCAGAAGATAGCCGGTAACTCCGAAGACTACAAAGAGGGCGTAACCGCCTTTAATGAAAAGCGCCGGCCACAGTTTAAAGGTGCCTGA
- a CDS encoding porin family protein produces MKKFYTAFLLLLFLAGKGFSQSSGAAPAQAKYFGVKAGANLSNFTGDAEGTSTQAGFHGGLYALYMESQHFGIQPEVYYSAQGAAIENGHLRLHYVTVPIMLKVFPAPAFSVQAGPYAALLLSSKVETDSYPAQYNGNGQDFGLAYGLSFGNESKFTVSARHQIGLFNLNDEEGKIKNQVFQVSLGLCISRK; encoded by the coding sequence ATGAAGAAATTTTACACTGCTTTTCTCCTGCTTCTGTTCCTGGCGGGCAAAGGTTTTTCTCAGAGCTCCGGTGCGGCCCCGGCTCAAGCCAAGTACTTCGGGGTGAAAGCAGGGGCCAACCTCAGCAACTTCACCGGCGACGCAGAAGGCACCTCTACACAGGCCGGCTTCCACGGGGGCCTCTACGCCCTTTACATGGAGTCGCAGCATTTCGGTATCCAGCCTGAAGTCTACTATTCTGCCCAGGGCGCAGCGATTGAAAACGGGCACCTGCGCCTGCACTATGTAACAGTACCCATTATGTTGAAGGTTTTCCCCGCACCGGCTTTCAGTGTGCAGGCAGGGCCGTATGCCGCGCTTTTGCTTTCCAGCAAGGTAGAGACAGATAGTTACCCGGCGCAGTACAATGGCAATGGGCAAGACTTTGGGCTGGCCTACGGGCTGTCCTTTGGCAACGAGAGCAAGTTCACCGTCAGTGCCCGCCACCAGATCGGGTTGTTTAACCTGAACGACGAGGAAGGAAAAATCAAGAACCAGGTGTTTCAGGTTTCCTTAGGCCTTTGCATCAGCCGCAAATAA